A genomic segment from Canis lupus baileyi chromosome 31, mCanLup2.hap1, whole genome shotgun sequence encodes:
- the LOC140621926 gene encoding thioredoxin-dependent peroxide reductase, mitochondrial: protein MAAAVGRFLRASIARHVSAIPWGISASAALRPAASRRTCLTNVLWSGSGQAKFAFSTSSSYHAPAVTQHAPYFKGTAVVNGEFKDLTLDDFKGRYLVLFFYPLDFTFVCPTEIVAFSDKAKEFHDVNCDVVAVSVDSHFTHLAWINTPRKNGGLGHMNIALLSDLTKQISRDYGVLLEGPGIALRGLFIIDPNGVIKHLSVNDLPVGRSVEETLRLVKAFQFVETHGEVCPANWTPDSPTIKPHPTASKEYFEKVNQ, encoded by the coding sequence ATGGCGGCCGCGGTGGGAAGGTTCCTCCGGGCTTCGATTGCCCGACATGTGAGTGCTATTCCATGGGGCATCTCTGCCTCCGCAGCCCTTAGACCTGCTGCTTCCAGAAGAACATGCCTGACAAATGTATTGTGGTCTGGTTCTGGTCAAGCAAAATTCGCTTTTAGCACCAGTTCCTCCTACCACGCTCCTGCCGTCACCCAGCATGCGCCCTACTTTAAGGGCACTGCCGTTGTCAACGGAGAGTTTAAAGATCTAACCCTCGATGACTTTAAGGGGAGATATTTGGTGCTTTTCTTCTATCCGTTGGACTTCACCTTTGTGTGTCCTACAGAAATTGTTGCTTTCAGTGACAAAGCCAAAGAATTTCACGACGTGAACTGTGATGTTGTTGCAGTGTCAGTGGATTCCCACTTCACCCATCTCGCCTGGATCAACACACCGCGGAAGAATGGCGGTTTGGGCCACATGAACATTGCACTCCTGTCAGATCTGACTAAACAGATTTCTCGAGACTATGGCGTGCTGTTAGAAGGCCCCGGTATTGCTCTAAGAGGTCTCTTCATCATTGACCCCAATGGAGTCATCAAGCATTTGAGTGTCAATGATCTCCCTGTGGGCCGAAGTGTGGAAGAGACCCTCCGCTTGGTGAAGGCATTCCAGTTTGTGGAAACCCATGGAGAAGTCTGCCCAGCAAACTGGACCCCGGATTCTCCTACAATCAAGCCACATCCAACTGCTTCCAAAGAATACTTTGAGAAGGTAAATCAGTAG